From Domibacillus sp. DTU_2020_1001157_1_SI_ALB_TIR_016, a single genomic window includes:
- a CDS encoding alcohol dehydrogenase catalytic domain-containing protein, whose product MKAVTFQGVKEVVVKEVKAPTIQKPDDIIVKPTLTAICGSDLHLIHGMIPNLQEDYIIGHEPMGVVEEVGPAVTKVKKGDRVIIPFNISCGECWFCKHELESQCDNSNDNGEMGAYFGYTGTTGGYPGGQAEYMRVPYGNFTPFKIPEDSEVEDEKLVLLADAASTAHWSVDNAGVKEGDTVIILGCGPVGLLAQKFAWLKGAKRVIAVDYVGYRLEHAKRTNKVEIVNFEDEQNIGNHLKEMTSGGADVVIDCVGMSGKMTPIEFLATGMKLHGGALGGLIIASQAVRKGGTVQVTGVYGAAYNGFPMGDFFQRNINIRTGQAPVIHRMPHLYKLIAEGKVDPSDVVTHILPLDQAKKGYELFDTKTDDCIKVVLKP is encoded by the coding sequence TGAAAGCTGTCACATTTCAAGGCGTAAAAGAAGTGGTTGTAAAAGAAGTAAAAGCGCCTACTATTCAAAAACCGGATGATATTATCGTCAAGCCTACATTAACGGCAATCTGCGGTTCTGATTTGCATTTGATTCACGGCATGATCCCGAATCTTCAAGAGGATTATATTATCGGACATGAACCGATGGGAGTCGTAGAGGAAGTCGGTCCAGCTGTCACAAAGGTGAAAAAAGGGGACCGTGTGATTATTCCGTTTAATATCAGCTGCGGAGAGTGCTGGTTCTGTAAGCATGAGCTTGAAAGCCAATGCGATAATTCCAACGACAATGGCGAAATGGGTGCTTATTTTGGATATACCGGCACGACGGGAGGATATCCCGGCGGACAGGCAGAATATATGCGCGTTCCATATGGGAATTTTACACCGTTTAAAATTCCTGAAGACAGCGAAGTCGAGGATGAGAAGCTTGTCCTGCTTGCGGACGCCGCTTCAACCGCACACTGGAGTGTTGACAATGCCGGTGTAAAAGAAGGCGACACCGTAATTATTCTCGGCTGTGGACCGGTGGGATTGCTTGCCCAAAAATTTGCCTGGCTAAAAGGAGCAAAACGCGTAATTGCGGTTGATTATGTCGGTTACCGCCTTGAACATGCGAAGAGAACAAACAAAGTGGAAATTGTAAACTTTGAAGATGAACAAAATATTGGAAATCACTTGAAAGAAATGACAAGCGGCGGAGCAGATGTGGTTATTGATTGCGTTGGAATGAGCGGGAAAATGACGCCAATCGAGTTTCTCGCAACAGGCATGAAGCTTCACGGCGGTGCTCTGGGCGGTCTTATTATTGCCAGCCAGGCTGTTCGAAAAGGCGGCACCGTGCAAGTAACCGGCGTATACGGCGCAGCGTACAATGGTTTTCCAATGGGGGATTTCTTCCAGCGGAATATTAATATACGAACAGGCCAGGCACCCGTTATCCACCGCATGCCTCATTTGTATAAGCTGATTGCGGAAGGCAAAGTAGATCCGAGTGATGTGGTTACCCACATTCTGCCGCTTGATCAAGCAAAAAAAGGTTATGAATTGTTTGATACAAAAACAGATGACTGCATAAAAGTTGTATTGAAACCATAA
- a CDS encoding (Fe-S)-binding protein, translating into MKQTLEQLKEELQYKKTNACVQCGYCLPVCPTYMTMGKETHSPRGRINLIKMVGEGKITDLSVLEEPMNMCLGCRACETACPTGVQYGSLLEAARAAIVKRKTFSVPVRLLRKAMFKKVFPSRQAMTLTGNAVWLYEKSGVRKAAHKSGMTNKLPYHLGAFEAVMPQAVSPKERKKTSNRIKAKGEKKYTVAFFTGCIMDAMFQHINRLSIELLAEAGCDVVVIQKQTCCGALHAHSGEMEEAKRLAKQNIAAFEEENVDFVVNNAGGCGAMLYEYGHLLASDQEWAARASAFSEKSKDISEVLISCGGLPNLRLNREERVTYQRSCHMTNVQKVTKQPVELLKSISSIQLIEMERADMCCGSAGVYNIVNYDASMEILDEKMKDTKATGASVVITTNPGCLLQMKLGIERENLSQSVRALHLIEYLAETAGIS; encoded by the coding sequence ATGAAGCAAACGCTCGAACAACTAAAAGAAGAATTACAGTATAAAAAAACAAATGCCTGCGTACAATGCGGCTATTGTCTGCCGGTTTGTCCGACTTATATGACAATGGGGAAAGAAACACATTCTCCGCGCGGCCGAATTAACCTGATCAAAATGGTCGGGGAAGGAAAAATAACAGATTTATCGGTTCTGGAAGAGCCAATGAATATGTGCCTTGGCTGCCGCGCCTGTGAAACAGCATGTCCAACCGGAGTTCAATATGGGTCTCTTTTAGAAGCAGCGCGGGCAGCGATTGTGAAACGCAAGACATTTTCTGTTCCTGTCCGGCTGCTGAGAAAGGCCATGTTTAAAAAAGTATTTCCAAGCAGGCAGGCTATGACATTAACGGGTAATGCCGTTTGGCTTTATGAAAAAAGCGGAGTACGAAAAGCAGCCCATAAATCTGGTATGACAAACAAGTTGCCCTATCATTTAGGGGCATTCGAAGCGGTCATGCCACAGGCCGTTTCACCGAAAGAGCGCAAAAAAACGTCTAACAGAATAAAAGCAAAAGGAGAAAAGAAATACACGGTCGCCTTTTTTACTGGATGTATTATGGATGCCATGTTTCAGCATATTAACCGGTTATCGATTGAGCTGCTGGCTGAAGCGGGCTGTGATGTTGTCGTTATACAAAAACAAACATGCTGCGGGGCGCTGCATGCACATTCTGGGGAAATGGAGGAAGCCAAGCGTCTGGCTAAGCAAAATATCGCAGCGTTTGAAGAAGAGAACGTTGATTTTGTTGTGAATAATGCAGGAGGATGTGGTGCTATGCTGTATGAATATGGTCATTTGCTTGCAAGTGATCAGGAATGGGCAGCTAGAGCTTCGGCATTCTCTGAAAAATCTAAAGATATCAGCGAGGTACTGATTTCGTGCGGCGGTTTGCCGAATCTGCGATTAAATCGGGAGGAGCGGGTAACGTATCAACGTTCCTGCCACATGACAAATGTGCAGAAAGTGACAAAACAGCCTGTAGAGCTTTTAAAAAGTATTTCAAGCATTCAATTGATAGAAATGGAGCGGGCAGACATGTGCTGCGGTTCAGCAGGAGTTTATAACATCGTTAACTATGATGCATCTATGGAAATTCTCGATGAAAAGATGAAAGACACAAAAGCGACCGGAGCATCGGTTGTAATTACGACCAATCCAGGATGCCTGCTGCAGATGAAGCTGGGTATTGAACGTGAAAATCTTTCTCAGTCTGTGAGAGCACTGCACTTAATCGAGTATCTTGCTGAAACAGCTGGAATTTCATGA
- a CDS encoding FAD-binding oxidoreductase encodes MKAVKPKHIEEIQNIVKEGRVLIDESDRFSYSFDGSFGTFLPDAVIQTKSVEELAALVKLANREQIPVYPRGQSTSLSGGPLPVKGGLVFDLSVMNDVLEIYEEDLVAVVSPGVLTSAIHQAAEQRGLMYPPDPSSSHVSTIGGNLAENSGGPRGLKYGVTKDYVIGLEVITPEGEIIKTGGKTVKNVTGYDLTKLIVGSEGTLGIITKAILRLIPKPIASATVMAVFNSLVDAGSAISKILSAGILPSKMELMDQSSITAVENYEPLGLPTEAEAIILIELDGHPLALEDEVKKINELCHSVGAEEIRIPQNKAEEAEIWRARKLVSPAIVRIKPTKISEDATVPRSKIPQMCQRLQEIRDKYNIHLVVFGHAGDGNLHPNIICDKNDKEEMRRVEQAVAEIFTTAVELGGTLSGEHGIGLMKAPFMEMELGAAGLDMMKRIKKVWDPNNIMNPGKIFPEPGQKLELS; translated from the coding sequence ATGAAAGCGGTTAAACCGAAACACATTGAAGAAATTCAAAACATCGTGAAAGAAGGAAGAGTCCTAATAGATGAAAGTGATCGCTTTAGTTATTCATTTGACGGCTCTTTCGGCACGTTTTTGCCGGATGCAGTCATTCAGACCAAAAGTGTGGAAGAACTGGCTGCTCTTGTGAAACTGGCAAACCGCGAGCAGATTCCGGTTTATCCCCGCGGCCAGTCAACTTCTTTAAGCGGCGGGCCTCTTCCGGTAAAAGGGGGACTTGTGTTTGATTTATCTGTTATGAACGATGTGCTTGAAATTTATGAAGAAGATTTGGTTGCCGTTGTTTCTCCGGGTGTACTGACATCCGCTATCCATCAAGCCGCAGAACAAAGAGGGCTTATGTATCCGCCGGATCCAAGCAGTTCTCATGTATCTACCATTGGCGGCAATCTGGCTGAAAATTCAGGCGGGCCCAGAGGATTAAAGTACGGAGTAACCAAAGATTATGTGATTGGGTTGGAAGTGATCACGCCGGAAGGGGAGATTATTAAAACAGGTGGAAAAACAGTAAAAAACGTAACCGGCTATGATTTAACAAAACTGATTGTCGGATCAGAGGGAACGCTGGGTATTATTACAAAAGCGATACTTCGGCTTATTCCAAAACCCATCGCTTCTGCCACGGTTATGGCGGTGTTCAACAGCCTTGTTGATGCAGGAAGTGCCATTTCAAAAATCTTATCGGCAGGGATTTTGCCTTCAAAAATGGAGCTGATGGATCAGTCTTCTATTACGGCGGTTGAAAATTACGAACCGTTAGGCCTGCCAACAGAGGCAGAAGCCATTATCTTAATTGAATTGGATGGGCATCCTCTGGCTTTGGAAGACGAAGTAAAAAAGATAAATGAACTATGCCATTCGGTTGGTGCTGAGGAAATTCGTATTCCACAAAACAAAGCTGAAGAAGCAGAAATCTGGAGAGCCCGTAAGCTGGTGTCGCCAGCTATCGTCCGTATAAAACCAACTAAAATTTCAGAAGATGCCACGGTGCCAAGAAGCAAAATTCCGCAAATGTGCCAAAGGCTTCAAGAAATTCGTGATAAGTACAACATACACCTTGTTGTATTTGGTCATGCAGGGGATGGAAATTTACACCCTAACATTATTTGCGACAAAAACGACAAGGAAGAAATGCGCCGTGTTGAGCAGGCGGTTGCTGAGATCTTTACAACAGCAGTGGAACTCGGCGGAACACTTTCGGGGGAACACGGTATTGGCTTAATGAAAGCCCCATTCATGGAAATGGAGCTGGGTGCAGCCGGTCTGGATATGATGAAGCGTATTAAAAAAGTGTGGGACCCAAACAACATCATGAACCCTGGAAAAATATTCCCTGAACCGGGGCAGAAATTGGAGTTGAGTTAA